The sequence ATGAGAAAGAAAACCCCCAGTGGAGCACCGTCTCCCGTTCGCTGTTTGAGCTGGACGCATTGGACGACCGAGATGTAAAGTCCGTAGCCAACGAGATAAGTGAGGAAGTGCGCTCCCTCTTTGCTAAGAAGAAAAAGGCGGACCTGGACAAGATCAAAATGCCCAAGGCTGTGTCCCGCTCCAAGGCCAAGAACGGTGTTGTCAGCTACGATGTGGACTCCCTGGCCAACCGCTTTGGCGTGCTGTACCCGGATATGAAAGACGAGATCAAGCGTAATATTGCCACCTACGGTGAGTTCCTGCCGGAGACCTTCTTTACCGAATACGGTACGCCCCGGGTGCTGGAAGTGATGCGCTCCGGCCGGGAGGCAGATATTAAAAAGCTGTTTAAGGCGCTTGGCGAGATCTACGAGGACGGCACCAACGAGGTGCAGGACATTATCGGCGTGACCATTTTGGGCGAGATGAAGAATGATCCGCAGCTGATGGAGATCGCCGACCGGTATATGACCGAGTATATGGCCGGCCCTGTGCACGAGATCAACAAGCTCACCGCCAAAAACAACCGGTGGACCAAAAAGCTGAAGAACCCGCCCCCCTATAAACCGAAAAAGCAGAACAATATGCTGCAAAACGCCCTGAACCAGCAGCAGAAATAAAGAATAATTCAAAAGAGCACCTGCATGGTGCTCTTTTTTTTCGTTACGGTGCGGCGAAGCACCACGCCCTACAAGAAAGTTTTTACAAATGCAGGGGTCGATGTGGGCATCGGGTTGCACATTTTTATCTGCCCGCATTTTAGAATACACCTGCCAAATACTGCACACCTGTCCTGCAATTTCGCCAACATTGGCTGCAATTTGTACAATATCGTTAACGATTTATCAATCTGTCGGCTTTTTTTACAAAAATCAGCGGTTTCGCTTGACAAAAAGGTGAACAGCCGTATAATGGTATATACACGATTTGAAATCCAAAGGAGATATTGACTATGGCAAGAGTATGGAATTTTAGCGCAGGACCGTCCACCCTGCCGGAGCAGGTGTTACAAACCGCAGCTGCCGAAATGATGGACTACCAAGGCAGCGGCCAATCCGTTATGGAGATGAGCCACCGCTCTAAAACCTTTGACAAGATCATCAAAGACGCCGAGGCACTGATGCGGGAGCTGTACCAGGTGCCGGACAACTACAAGGTGCTCTTTTTGCAGGGCGGCGCTTCCGCCCAATTCTCTGCCATTCCGCTGAACTTTATGAACGGCAGCGGCAAGGCGGACTATATCATCACCGGCCAGTGGGCCAAGAAAGCCTATCAGGAGGCCCAGAAGTACGGCGATGTGCAGGCCGTGGCCTCCTCTGCGGACAAAACCTTTAGCTATATTCCCAAGACCGCAGCCGCCGATTTCCGGGACGATGCGGACTATGTGTATATTTGTATGAACAACACCATTTACGGCACGGTATATAAGGAGCTGCCGCCGGTGGGCGACAAGGTGCTCATCGCCGATGTGTCCTCCTGTGCTCTGTCCCAACCGCTGGACATCAGCAAATTCGGCATGGTGTACTTCGGCGCTCAAAAGAATGTGGCTCCTGCCGGACTGGTGGTGGCCATTATCCGGGAGGATCTGCTGGGCAACGCACGCCCCACCACCCCGGTGATGATGAACTATAAAGTCCAGGCAGACGCGGACTCCCTTTACAACACGCCCCCCTGCTGGTGCATTTATATCTGCAAACTGGTACTGGAGTGGATCAAAGCGCTGGGCGGCCTGGAAGCGATGGAAAAGCGCAACCGGGAAAAGGCAAAGCTGCTGTATGACTTTCTGGATAACTCCAAGTTGTTCCACGGCACCGTGGTGCCGGAGGACCGCTCCCTGATGAATGTGCCCTTTGTCACCGGCAACGCCGATCTGGACGCCAAATTTGTTAAAGAAGCGGAAGCCGCCGGGCTGGTAAATCTGAAAGGGCACCGTACCGTGGGCGGTATGCGCGCCTCTATCTATAACGCCATGCCTTTAGAGGGCGTACAGGCGCTGGTGACCTTTATGCAAAAGTTTGAGGAGGAGAACTGCTGATGTTTCACATTCAGACCTTAAATAAAATTTCGCCGGTGGGGCTGAACAAATTTGACCCTGCCAACTACACCGTGGACGCACCGGAAACGACGCCGGACGCCATTATGGTGCGCTCCGCCTCCATGCACGATATGGAAATGCCGGAAAGCCTGCTGGCCATCGCCAGAGCCGGTGCCGGGGTTAACAACATTCCTGTGGCCGACTGCGCCCAAAAGGGCATTGTGGTGTTCAACACCCCCGGCGCCAACGCCAACGCGGTAAAAGAACTGGTGCTGTGCGGTATGCTCCTGGCCAGCCGCAAGGTAACCCGCGCCATCGACTGGTGCAAGACCATTAAGGACGAGGGCGACAA comes from Oscillospiraceae bacterium and encodes:
- the serC gene encoding 3-phosphoserine/phosphohydroxythreonine transaminase, coding for MARVWNFSAGPSTLPEQVLQTAAAEMMDYQGSGQSVMEMSHRSKTFDKIIKDAEALMRELYQVPDNYKVLFLQGGASAQFSAIPLNFMNGSGKADYIITGQWAKKAYQEAQKYGDVQAVASSADKTFSYIPKTAAADFRDDADYVYICMNNTIYGTVYKELPPVGDKVLIADVSSCALSQPLDISKFGMVYFGAQKNVAPAGLVVAIIREDLLGNARPTTPVMMNYKVQADADSLYNTPPCWCIYICKLVLEWIKALGGLEAMEKRNREKAKLLYDFLDNSKLFHGTVVPEDRSLMNVPFVTGNADLDAKFVKEAEAAGLVNLKGHRTVGGMRASIYNAMPLEGVQALVTFMQKFEEENC